From a single Candidatus Melainabacteria bacterium genomic region:
- a CDS encoding TolC family protein, which translates to MELSRQVAMKPADTPYITTITCIALALLGLLSLPATAQNAGHARPGKKIADVSRPSALSADELPPKLRGPVGAATTKLDEIANQAEASEGAMFVDEDKVQVKAPLLTALIELHRNVSPYSLDALGQNRPISLRDVLNQLMLNNLNIQISRTNAQAAHYQYKSILGGFLPNVSNQLTYQGITGKYASPFGALTNIGSPYLTIPSGMVWNFFDGGTTIFSAKQAKHTYLAHNYDVQRTVNDELLYAARLYYQLVLQDVLLQIRIKAVETSEALYQKNAIQYKYGANTQLDLLQAETQLADDKQKLISQQIARRKAALKLATTLNANLDEDLIISDRLVSPNRLIDDDTKVTDLVQIAIDNRPELKKWEQQRLAAKAAIKLAYSPLLPTISGTGALATTGAKVVPISAAQASSSVATGGLAAGGFSTTAETSTANGGNRPRKFSLAEIFTIGLAVQWNVGGLGYTAANNIKAARMEARKTQLEFARELQWVCRDVRDSYLSSIEAKNLIAATTAAVNSSRQQLKVAVIRLDEGVGTDLDVVNAQRSYTNALIEKANAIVQFNEAQVDLLKAVGKISVDTLTSPKALVR; encoded by the coding sequence ATGGAATTATCGCGTCAAGTAGCTATGAAACCGGCAGATACACCTTATATAACGACAATCACTTGCATCGCGCTGGCGTTGTTGGGACTATTATCGCTTCCTGCCACTGCTCAAAATGCCGGTCATGCGCGTCCCGGCAAAAAGATTGCTGATGTATCGCGACCGAGCGCTCTGTCAGCTGACGAACTGCCGCCGAAGTTGCGCGGACCTGTTGGTGCCGCTACAACGAAACTGGACGAGATTGCTAATCAGGCTGAAGCTTCTGAAGGTGCCATGTTTGTGGATGAGGACAAGGTGCAAGTTAAGGCTCCGCTTCTCACGGCGTTGATTGAACTACACAGAAACGTCTCGCCTTACAGTCTGGATGCGCTGGGGCAGAACCGCCCGATCTCTTTGCGGGATGTTCTCAATCAGTTGATGCTCAATAACTTGAATATTCAGATCTCTCGTACAAATGCGCAGGCTGCCCATTATCAGTACAAGAGCATTCTGGGCGGTTTTTTGCCGAATGTTTCGAACCAGCTAACTTATCAGGGAATCACCGGTAAATATGCCAGCCCTTTTGGTGCCCTTACTAATATAGGAAGTCCTTATTTGACTATTCCGTCAGGGATGGTCTGGAACTTTTTTGATGGTGGCACAACCATATTCAGTGCCAAGCAAGCGAAACACACCTATCTGGCTCACAATTACGATGTACAGCGCACTGTAAATGACGAGCTGTTGTATGCCGCTCGGCTTTACTACCAGCTCGTGTTGCAGGATGTTCTTCTGCAAATTCGCATTAAAGCCGTCGAGACTTCGGAAGCTCTCTATCAGAAAAATGCGATTCAATATAAGTATGGCGCAAACACTCAACTGGATCTTCTGCAAGCCGAAACGCAGCTTGCTGACGATAAGCAGAAACTGATTTCGCAACAGATTGCGCGTAGAAAAGCGGCGTTAAAACTGGCGACGACCTTAAATGCGAACCTTGACGAGGATCTGATCATCAGTGATCGGCTTGTTTCTCCGAACCGTCTCATTGATGACGATACAAAAGTGACAGATCTTGTTCAGATCGCAATTGATAATCGACCCGAGTTGAAGAAGTGGGAGCAGCAAAGGCTGGCGGCCAAAGCTGCAATCAAATTGGCATACTCACCGTTGCTGCCGACCATATCGGGTACAGGCGCGTTAGCAACCACAGGTGCGAAAGTTGTGCCCATCAGTGCGGCCCAGGCTTCGAGTTCAGTAGCTACAGGTGGTCTCGCCGCCGGCGGTTTTTCCACAACTGCGGAAACATCGACTGCAAATGGTGGAAATCGTCCGCGAAAGTTCAGTCTGGCAGAAATTTTCACGATCGGTCTGGCCGTTCAGTGGAACGTTGGTGGATTAGGATACACTGCCGCCAACAACATCAAAGCGGCGCGAATGGAAGCACGGAAGACCCAGTTGGAGTTTGCGCGTGAACTTCAGTGGGTGTGTCGAGATGTTCGAGACAGTTACTTGAGTTCGATTGAAGCTAAGAATTTGATTGCTGCAACGACGGCAGCAGTGAATTCGTCGCGGCAGCAGTTGAAAGTGGCAGTGATTCGATTGGATGAAGGCGTAGGCACTGACCTGGACGTGGTTAATGCCCAACGAAGCTATACAAACGCGCTAATCGAGAAGGCTAATGCGATTGTCCAGTTTAATGAAGCACAAGTTGATCTATTGAAAGCGGTCGGCAAAATATCAGTCGATACTTTGACCTCCCCTAAAGCGCTGGTCAGGTAA
- a CDS encoding OPT family oligopeptide transporter, producing MSETNLEFKPYIAPEEKIKEFTPRAVLLGAIFGVLFGAASVYLALKSGLSVSASIPVAVLAISVGRKFLNTTILENNIIQTTASAGESIAAGVVFTLTGFLFLSASETGGESVGAAYFNYWTIFILAVLGGILGTLMMIPLRRSLIVKEHGNLPYPEGTACGSVLIAGDKGGDFAKTAYQGLGFAMAYAFLQHVLHIISEAPSYVTQQMNKFFPSATIAGDITPEYLGVGYIIGFRIAGILVAGGVLAWLGVIPLLAALVPMDTIAAQLVKLGNLHSLTTAGGPGHWDPTTHTFARTSEAIYHAYIRQIGAGAVAAGGFITLIKTIPTIVSSFRDSLDSFKQQNDGTVQLRTENDLSVKVVLFGSIALVSLMVLLPQIPGENLWQKLLLGILVVFFGFFFVTVSSRIVGIIGSSSNPISGMTIATLMATSLVFIAFGLTGRIFEPMVLVVGGIVCIAAANGGATSQDLKTGYIVGATPRYQQITLFIGAVVASIVIGITVKLLDYPSPDMQALGIVHAIGSDKFPAPQGTLMATLIKGMLSFNLDWNFVLVGIFLAITMELCGVNALNFAVGAYLPISTTLPIFVGGVVKKLVDLRAERRGEKTEDAEIGSGSLFATGLVAGGALAGVIVALLSIPPQIYEQLQRVSMEESITKALSSDGYQLLGVVFFTVMAGTLFYVATKSTPSKSEPNSERISNSGT from the coding sequence GTGTCCGAAACCAATCTTGAATTCAAACCATACATAGCCCCCGAAGAGAAAATCAAAGAATTCACACCCAGAGCTGTCCTATTGGGTGCCATTTTCGGAGTGTTATTCGGCGCTGCATCAGTCTATCTGGCATTGAAATCAGGATTGTCTGTATCCGCATCTATACCAGTTGCGGTGCTCGCCATTTCTGTGGGACGTAAGTTTCTCAACACAACTATTCTCGAAAACAATATTATTCAAACAACTGCCTCTGCCGGTGAATCGATTGCCGCGGGTGTTGTTTTCACTTTGACGGGGTTTCTCTTTCTATCAGCAAGTGAAACTGGCGGGGAAAGTGTTGGTGCCGCTTACTTCAACTACTGGACCATATTCATTCTGGCTGTGCTGGGTGGAATTCTCGGCACACTAATGATGATTCCGCTAAGGCGCTCCCTGATCGTCAAGGAACACGGCAACCTCCCTTATCCGGAGGGAACTGCATGCGGTTCGGTTCTGATCGCAGGCGACAAAGGCGGCGACTTTGCCAAAACCGCTTATCAGGGTCTTGGTTTCGCGATGGCGTATGCCTTTTTGCAACATGTCCTGCACATAATTTCGGAAGCACCCAGCTACGTTACGCAGCAGATGAATAAGTTTTTTCCATCTGCAACCATCGCCGGTGACATAACTCCGGAATATCTTGGAGTCGGATACATCATAGGCTTTCGCATCGCGGGCATTCTCGTAGCTGGAGGCGTTCTTGCATGGCTCGGGGTGATTCCCCTGCTGGCTGCCTTAGTCCCGATGGATACAATTGCCGCTCAGCTGGTAAAGCTTGGGAATTTACACAGTCTCACAACAGCGGGTGGTCCCGGACACTGGGATCCGACTACTCACACTTTTGCGCGCACATCAGAGGCAATTTACCACGCTTATATTCGACAAATCGGCGCCGGGGCAGTTGCAGCAGGCGGTTTTATAACTCTGATAAAAACAATCCCAACCATTGTTTCTTCATTCCGAGACAGCTTAGACTCGTTCAAGCAACAAAATGACGGCACTGTTCAACTGAGAACCGAAAACGATCTGTCTGTGAAAGTCGTTCTCTTCGGTTCGATTGCGCTTGTCTCGTTGATGGTTCTTCTGCCTCAAATTCCAGGAGAAAACCTCTGGCAGAAACTGTTGCTGGGGATCCTGGTCGTATTCTTCGGATTCTTTTTTGTGACGGTATCGAGTCGCATCGTTGGAATCATCGGCTCCAGCTCAAATCCAATCTCAGGGATGACGATCGCCACATTAATGGCAACATCGCTCGTATTCATAGCCTTCGGATTGACAGGACGTATATTTGAGCCGATGGTGCTTGTAGTCGGAGGTATCGTCTGTATTGCGGCAGCAAATGGCGGTGCCACATCTCAAGACTTGAAAACAGGTTATATTGTCGGCGCGACACCACGCTATCAGCAAATCACTCTATTCATCGGCGCAGTCGTAGCGTCGATAGTGATTGGTATCACCGTCAAACTGCTTGATTATCCGTCACCAGACATGCAGGCTCTCGGAATAGTGCACGCAATTGGCAGTGACAAATTTCCGGCACCGCAAGGCACCCTGATGGCAACTCTGATCAAAGGGATGCTGTCTTTCAACCTTGATTGGAACTTTGTTCTTGTCGGCATCTTTTTAGCAATAACAATGGAATTGTGCGGCGTCAATGCCCTCAATTTTGCCGTCGGGGCGTATCTACCAATCTCAACCACTCTTCCAATTTTTGTGGGCGGCGTCGTTAAGAAGCTAGTTGACTTGCGAGCAGAACGACGCGGCGAGAAAACTGAAGACGCAGAGATTGGCAGTGGAAGCCTCTTCGCAACAGGGCTGGTGGCTGGAGGAGCGCTGGCAGGGGTAATAGTTGCACTGCTTTCAATACCACCGCAAATCTATGAACAGTTGCAGCGTGTCAGTATGGAAGAGTCAATTACTAAGGCCCTTTCATCGGATGGCTACCAGCTTCTTGGTGTTGTTTTCTTCACTGTCATGGCTGGCACGCTCTTCTACGTTGCCACAAAAAGCACGCCCAGCAAGTCGGAACCTAATTCGGAACGAATATCGAACTCGGGAACATAA
- a CDS encoding mechanosensitive ion channel family protein: MYRNLKVLLLIFSTLAVSASWPLVVSAQSTGAEKQTNQQGETQPEPSSKTESESQSEPSSKSESKSQSEPSSKSESNAQSDTSSKSESNSQLESKPNGESDTKSNVSQDIPVTGEQIEGIPLNIGGVEVLRFKGTISGFTPEQRVRAILFRLKELEQKGLNIDSIDTKETGYSTDVVVGNDTIFTITDRDARYVGHPNRKILASECADRLKRGLLKEREASSPKVILMASIFTVAASIALMVALSLLAIVFPWLYKRIEQARGKYIASIKIQKAELISEATLTEIFVGMCRLLRALLTLILLTAFVEAVLSFYPTTRDLSGQVSEKFVLPIVRLVISSITSYVPNLVIIAAVAVGAYYLIAFTRFIFNEIGRGSITFSGFEQEWANPTYTIARFLIISFAIVLMFPYLPGSGSPAFQQVSIFLGVLISLGSSGAVSNVIAGVFLTYTGAFRLGDRVRIADTVGDVTERRLLYTRVRTIKDEFITIPNSLVLGSHIINYSASMQGNGLVLHTSVTIGYDVEWRLVEKLLIEAAIATTNIRSEPPPFVLVTSLDDFYVTHQINAFTSAPHLMAQTYADLHKNILDKFFEAGVEIMSPHCHTVRDGSDDAIPVKYRKEDAPKRAPMSPAARKNSQ; the protein is encoded by the coding sequence ATGTATAGAAATCTAAAAGTGCTTTTGTTGATCTTCTCTACCCTGGCAGTCTCAGCTAGCTGGCCACTTGTGGTTAGTGCTCAATCGACCGGGGCGGAAAAGCAAACCAATCAGCAAGGTGAAACTCAGCCGGAGCCATCGTCTAAAACTGAATCTGAGTCTCAGTCTGAGCCATCTTCCAAGTCTGAATCAAAGTCCCAGTCAGAACCATCGTCTAAGTCTGAATCGAATGCTCAGTCGGATACATCATCTAAGTCTGAGTCAAACTCTCAGTTAGAATCAAAGCCTAACGGAGAGTCAGATACGAAGTCCAATGTTTCACAGGATATACCTGTTACTGGGGAACAGATAGAAGGCATTCCGCTCAATATCGGTGGGGTCGAGGTTCTACGTTTTAAAGGCACCATAAGTGGTTTCACTCCCGAGCAGCGAGTCCGAGCTATTCTCTTTCGTCTTAAAGAGTTAGAGCAGAAGGGTCTGAATATCGATTCTATTGACACTAAAGAGACCGGCTACAGCACTGATGTTGTGGTTGGTAACGACACTATATTTACGATTACAGATCGTGATGCGCGATATGTCGGTCATCCTAATCGAAAAATTCTGGCTTCGGAGTGTGCGGATAGGCTCAAGCGCGGGTTGCTCAAAGAACGAGAAGCGAGCAGTCCGAAGGTGATCCTCATGGCGTCAATCTTTACCGTGGCTGCCTCGATCGCGCTCATGGTCGCACTTTCTCTTTTGGCAATTGTTTTCCCCTGGTTGTACAAACGCATCGAGCAGGCACGGGGCAAGTACATCGCCTCCATAAAAATTCAAAAGGCAGAGTTGATTTCGGAAGCGACTTTGACCGAAATATTCGTTGGTATGTGTCGATTGCTCAGAGCGCTGCTGACGTTGATCTTGCTCACAGCATTTGTTGAGGCAGTGCTCAGTTTTTACCCGACTACACGCGATTTGTCTGGTCAAGTGTCTGAGAAGTTTGTGCTGCCGATTGTACGCCTTGTGATCTCGTCGATTACTTCATACGTACCTAACCTCGTAATTATCGCCGCTGTAGCGGTTGGTGCTTACTATCTGATCGCTTTTACCAGATTTATTTTCAACGAGATTGGACGCGGAAGTATTACTTTCTCGGGTTTCGAGCAGGAATGGGCGAATCCCACTTATACAATCGCCCGCTTTCTTATTATCTCGTTTGCCATAGTTTTGATGTTTCCGTACCTTCCTGGCTCCGGTTCTCCTGCTTTCCAGCAGGTCTCAATCTTTCTTGGTGTGCTGATTTCGCTGGGTTCATCAGGCGCGGTATCGAATGTCATTGCCGGCGTCTTTCTTACCTATACAGGAGCTTTCAGACTTGGTGATCGTGTGCGCATTGCCGATACCGTAGGTGATGTCACTGAGAGGCGTCTTCTTTATACTCGTGTTCGCACAATCAAAGACGAATTTATCACCATTCCCAACTCGCTCGTACTGGGCAGCCATATCATCAACTACAGTGCTTCTATGCAGGGAAATGGATTGGTTTTGCACACATCGGTGACGATCGGGTATGACGTGGAATGGCGCCTGGTGGAAAAACTATTGATCGAGGCGGCCATAGCAACGACCAACATTCGAAGTGAGCCACCTCCATTTGTGCTGGTTACCAGTCTTGACGACTTTTACGTCACGCATCAGATCAATGCTTTTACGTCGGCACCGCATCTGATGGCCCAGACTTACGCGGATTTGCACAAGAATATTCTTGATAAATTCTTCGAAGCTGGTGTCGAGATCATGTCACCACACTGCCATACCGTCAGGGATGGTTCTGATGACGCTATTCCAGTTAAGTACCGAAAGGAAGATGCTCCAAAACGCGCGCCGATGTCCCCTGCAGCAAGAAAAAATTCGCAGTGA
- the ligD gene encoding DNA ligase D: protein MAPSDKDASRSLELDLVGFKGARVAPFPITLSPMLASPCKAPFSNADWISEPKMDGIRGIAFVKAGQTKLHSRRGLNLTSQYPVLSDALASLCPVDMVLDGEIIALDNAGRPSFQHLQQRMNLMKEADVERAEKSVPVFYFVFDILYAGNVSLLSVPLRERKLILKTILGSHPQIQILQHFDSDAELAYESCINLGFEGIVEKRLDSLYESGRRSPSWLKIKAQQTDEFVIGGFTAGQGSRGTTFGALLLGQYNETGEFIYCGSVGTGFDERLLNQTMRKMLPLHISKCPFKKRPDEKKQVVWIKPEIVIEAKFMDWTRDRHLRTPVFLRFRDDKDPAEVRPQQEEKTLIAARIEQDESIKSQIKQSAQTIIDGDEIKKVLDQLSAKEETFELLVANEKVKLTHLNRPFWPATELAPAITKRDYLIFLTKLSPFILPQLHNRPLTVIRATSGVHKKQFYQKHWSYSLPEFVDAVVVEPEDAAQEAVEHVVCNNLAALLYFAQHSVIEFHCMPARLELIPDLEHLESCDSRYLLNYPDYIVFDLDLHKDGRGARNPSIEKDESKRLCEVALKLRALLDSMSLQARVKTSGRTGLHITVPIIRNLEFDIARNMAELIGRFLTAQNQDTVTQAALVAKSSGKIFIDHSPNARGKTVACAYTPRATADAAVSTPVTWDELESISPATYTVHNLIARLTDTGDIWADFYRQKRDLQLLLNSISRK from the coding sequence TTGGCACCGTCGGACAAAGATGCGTCCAGATCGCTCGAACTCGATTTAGTCGGTTTTAAGGGCGCAAGAGTTGCACCGTTTCCGATAACTTTATCGCCGATGCTGGCGAGCCCCTGCAAAGCACCGTTCTCCAACGCTGATTGGATCTCCGAACCGAAAATGGACGGCATTCGCGGCATTGCTTTCGTCAAAGCCGGACAGACCAAACTTCATTCCAGAAGAGGCTTAAATCTAACGTCGCAGTACCCGGTGTTATCAGACGCGCTCGCCAGCTTATGTCCGGTAGACATGGTGCTTGATGGAGAAATAATCGCATTAGATAATGCAGGTCGACCTTCATTTCAGCATCTTCAACAAAGAATGAATTTGATGAAGGAGGCGGATGTTGAGAGAGCTGAGAAAAGCGTCCCTGTCTTTTACTTTGTCTTCGACATTCTATATGCGGGAAACGTAAGTCTGCTTTCAGTGCCGTTAAGAGAACGCAAGTTAATCCTCAAGACAATTTTGGGCTCTCATCCGCAAATTCAAATCTTGCAGCATTTTGACTCAGACGCTGAACTCGCATACGAAAGCTGCATCAATCTCGGCTTTGAAGGCATCGTAGAAAAACGTTTAGACAGCCTGTACGAGAGCGGAAGAAGGTCGCCGTCATGGCTCAAAATAAAAGCTCAACAGACTGACGAATTCGTGATCGGTGGATTCACAGCAGGACAAGGCTCACGTGGCACTACCTTTGGTGCACTGCTGCTGGGTCAGTACAACGAGACCGGAGAATTCATCTACTGCGGCAGCGTAGGAACAGGATTCGACGAGCGCCTTCTCAACCAGACCATGCGTAAAATGCTGCCTTTGCACATTTCGAAGTGTCCGTTCAAGAAAAGACCGGACGAGAAAAAGCAAGTCGTCTGGATAAAACCCGAAATTGTTATTGAAGCGAAGTTTATGGACTGGACACGAGACAGGCATCTGCGCACTCCCGTTTTCTTGCGATTTCGTGATGACAAAGACCCGGCAGAAGTGCGCCCTCAGCAGGAGGAAAAAACGCTCATCGCCGCGCGCATTGAGCAGGATGAATCTATCAAGTCGCAAATCAAACAATCTGCACAAACAATTATTGATGGGGACGAGATAAAGAAAGTTCTAGATCAACTATCAGCAAAAGAAGAGACCTTCGAACTGCTGGTTGCTAATGAAAAGGTCAAACTCACCCACTTAAATCGCCCCTTCTGGCCAGCGACGGAACTGGCGCCGGCGATAACAAAACGAGACTATCTGATTTTTCTCACAAAGCTTTCTCCATTTATTCTGCCTCAGTTGCATAATCGCCCGCTTACAGTAATTCGAGCGACGTCAGGCGTGCACAAGAAGCAGTTCTATCAAAAACACTGGAGCTACTCACTTCCTGAATTTGTTGACGCAGTGGTCGTCGAGCCGGAAGACGCAGCACAAGAAGCGGTTGAGCATGTAGTTTGCAACAACCTGGCAGCACTACTCTACTTTGCGCAGCACAGTGTCATTGAATTTCACTGCATGCCGGCCCGACTGGAACTGATACCAGATTTGGAGCATCTGGAAAGCTGCGACTCGCGCTATCTACTGAACTACCCTGACTATATCGTTTTCGATCTGGACTTACATAAGGACGGACGGGGCGCGAGAAATCCTTCAATAGAAAAAGACGAATCTAAAAGGCTCTGTGAAGTGGCTCTAAAGCTACGAGCATTGCTGGATTCTATGTCTCTACAGGCAAGAGTAAAAACCTCCGGCCGCACAGGACTGCACATAACCGTTCCGATTATCAGGAACTTAGAATTTGACATCGCGAGAAATATGGCTGAGCTGATCGGTCGCTTCCTCACCGCGCAGAATCAAGACACCGTCACGCAGGCTGCCCTGGTGGCAAAGAGCAGTGGAAAGATCTTCATCGATCACAGCCCCAACGCTCGAGGGAAAACAGTGGCTTGCGCCTACACACCTCGTGCTACGGCAGACGCAGCGGTATCAACGCCGGTGACCTGGGATGAGCTGGAGTCAATCTCCCCGGCGACCTATACAGTACACAACCTGATCGCGCGTCTAACGGATACAGGAGATATATGGGCAGATTTCTACAGGCAAAAACGTGATTTGCAACTGCTTCTAAATTCAATATCTCGTAAATGA
- a CDS encoding type IV secretory system conjugative DNA transfer family protein, producing the protein MTEDSAFVVTPIQGSKPASPHFSFFQDSLTQEDATNDPGVYDDLPAEDLYVLSRPSISSALSNSNSNSAAAKSNTPGCADAQNEPKSDGRHESPSEKQNIGKVRTEYLKETKRFTNKDLLAVTLLSLLVVLGCTAVMWLHDGPQVKITFYNPLDELWQWFLQLNMAMKFMVGAVTTAAFGFVSLFVSFSLFSPNGKLNVWEKQKYIPSQFRKQHLQELNLLNKSLQPGGLPLGVRKEWKFWRPLEARNLVLTPELRDANPHVLIAGTGDTGKSRLMANMVIHDIKSADRAVVVVDSDGNLTDLITRWIAAQPNREHLAERVTLLEPTSKGASIGYNPLEFPPDGDLQSAAAAVVYGFKALYMEPPNSQSQWTQQTANILRSAAMLLMVNGRTLVDLPVLLNDSDFRDVLLETVEKRRFERSEFTTLLETWGNYKRLARGDQWISWVEPILNRVTPMLGDDRIRSILTKPVSDLKLENVIKDRRILIVKIQRGKFDQHANLLGSLIVTGVKQAALSLSETTSCEQPPVALYLDELDNFIEKETFNSITLDSEELKIGFIGSIKTLQHLPEDFRSQLTIGVKTMCCFTLTKKDADSLGPQIFRVDGRKPKNRTIQNWINQVNTSPQFELISDEEKLNIDRLLAQDTRSFFCYRVGTAAGVFCLKAPNVKDFPMTEVVKGLVAQMRRNV; encoded by the coding sequence TTGACTGAGGATTCGGCTTTCGTTGTTACTCCGATTCAGGGGAGTAAGCCAGCGTCGCCGCATTTTTCATTTTTCCAGGACTCGCTAACGCAGGAAGACGCAACTAACGATCCTGGAGTGTACGATGATTTACCGGCAGAAGACTTGTATGTTCTGTCGAGGCCGAGTATCTCGAGCGCTCTAAGTAATTCGAATTCGAATTCTGCGGCTGCCAAATCAAATACGCCTGGTTGTGCTGACGCACAAAATGAACCGAAATCCGACGGAAGGCATGAGAGTCCTTCGGAAAAACAGAATATCGGTAAAGTTCGCACCGAGTACTTAAAGGAAACTAAGCGCTTTACCAACAAGGATTTGTTGGCAGTCACTCTTCTGTCGTTGTTAGTCGTGCTCGGTTGTACTGCCGTCATGTGGCTGCACGATGGTCCGCAAGTAAAAATTACTTTCTACAATCCGCTGGACGAACTCTGGCAATGGTTCCTACAACTAAATATGGCCATGAAATTCATGGTTGGTGCAGTGACGACAGCCGCATTCGGTTTTGTGTCACTGTTTGTATCGTTTAGTTTGTTCAGTCCCAACGGCAAGCTCAACGTATGGGAAAAGCAAAAGTACATTCCTTCACAGTTTCGAAAGCAGCATTTGCAAGAATTGAATCTTCTCAACAAGTCTCTTCAGCCGGGCGGGTTGCCGTTAGGTGTCCGTAAGGAATGGAAGTTCTGGCGACCATTAGAAGCCAGGAATCTTGTGCTTACCCCTGAACTGCGAGACGCGAATCCGCATGTCTTGATTGCAGGAACAGGTGACACCGGTAAATCTCGCTTGATGGCTAATATGGTCATACATGACATAAAGTCTGCCGATCGTGCTGTAGTTGTTGTAGATTCTGATGGAAACCTGACTGATTTAATTACTCGGTGGATTGCCGCTCAGCCCAATCGCGAACATTTGGCAGAACGCGTGACTCTTTTAGAGCCCACAAGTAAAGGAGCGTCAATCGGATACAATCCGCTTGAGTTTCCGCCCGACGGCGATTTGCAGAGTGCTGCGGCTGCCGTGGTATACGGCTTCAAAGCATTGTATATGGAGCCTCCCAACTCACAGAGCCAGTGGACTCAGCAGACTGCGAACATACTGAGAAGCGCAGCGATGCTGCTGATGGTTAATGGACGAACCCTGGTCGATCTGCCGGTGTTACTCAATGACAGTGATTTTCGAGATGTTTTGCTTGAAACAGTCGAAAAGCGAAGATTTGAACGAAGTGAATTTACAACATTGCTTGAGACCTGGGGAAACTATAAGCGCCTGGCTAGGGGTGACCAGTGGATTTCCTGGGTTGAACCCATTCTAAACAGAGTTACTCCGATGCTTGGGGATGATCGAATTCGTTCGATCTTAACCAAACCAGTAAGCGATTTAAAACTTGAGAACGTCATCAAAGACAGACGAATACTTATTGTCAAAATTCAGAGAGGAAAGTTCGATCAGCACGCTAATTTGTTGGGGAGTCTGATTGTTACTGGAGTCAAACAAGCTGCGCTTTCTCTGTCCGAAACTACATCATGTGAGCAGCCTCCAGTCGCGTTATACCTTGATGAATTAGATAATTTCATTGAAAAGGAAACCTTCAATTCAATAACTCTCGATTCCGAAGAACTTAAGATTGGCTTTATCGGCAGCATTAAGACGCTTCAGCATTTGCCTGAAGATTTTCGAAGTCAGCTTACCATTGGTGTTAAAACGATGTGTTGCTTTACTCTCACTAAGAAAGATGCGGACTCCCTTGGTCCGCAGATCTTCAGAGTCGATGGACGTAAGCCGAAGAACAGGACCATTCAAAACTGGATTAATCAGGTTAATACCTCTCCACAGTTTGAGCTGATTTCCGATGAGGAGAAGTTGAATATCGACAGATTGCTGGCGCAAGACACGCGCTCATTTTTCTGTTACCGTGTTGGCACCGCAGCTGGTGTGTTTTGCCTGAAGGCGCCCAACGTCAAAGATTTTCCGATGACTGAAGTCGTTAAAGGACTAGTTGCTCAGATGCGCAGGAACGTTTAG
- a CDS encoding RNA-directed DNA polymerase has product MTLNSKVSLAKALEMSEFELSKYIFRADYLYKRFSIPKKSGGHRHISAPSRELKRIQKWIAHNLLKPLPVHDACTGYRVGMCIVDNARPHVGKDFVLNADIEDFFPSITIDRVNEFFESVGYDQKFAGYLSRLCTHDELLPQGAPTSPDLANLICNKLDTLLSQFCAERNWSYTRYCDDITVSGEGQITRAEINTICDIITSEGFKVNDKKLRVARKTSQQKVTGLVVNERINLPRRERRRVRAMIHRQETTGVASQSTCSKIHGHIAFARMVASASETLE; this is encoded by the coding sequence ATGACCCTAAACAGCAAAGTCAGTCTCGCAAAAGCCCTGGAAATGTCCGAGTTTGAACTGAGCAAGTATATATTTAGGGCCGACTATCTATACAAACGTTTCTCTATACCCAAAAAGTCCGGCGGACACCGGCACATCTCAGCACCATCTAGAGAACTAAAACGCATCCAGAAGTGGATCGCTCATAACCTCCTCAAGCCACTGCCAGTGCATGATGCATGCACAGGGTACAGAGTGGGGATGTGCATAGTCGACAATGCCCGTCCGCACGTAGGAAAAGATTTTGTTCTGAATGCAGACATCGAAGATTTCTTTCCATCGATAACTATTGATAGAGTCAACGAATTTTTCGAATCAGTCGGATACGACCAGAAGTTTGCCGGTTATCTAAGCCGTCTTTGCACCCACGATGAGCTTCTTCCCCAGGGAGCACCAACCTCGCCGGATCTGGCGAACCTGATCTGTAACAAGCTGGACACGCTCCTGAGCCAATTTTGCGCTGAAAGAAATTGGAGCTACACGAGATATTGTGATGACATAACAGTATCTGGCGAAGGTCAGATCACGAGAGCCGAAATCAACACCATATGCGACATCATCACATCGGAAGGTTTCAAAGTAAACGATAAGAAGCTGAGAGTGGCACGCAAAACTTCTCAGCAGAAAGTTACCGGTCTCGTCGTCAACGAGCGCATCAACTTGCCTCGCCGCGAGCGTCGCCGTGTCAGAGCAATGATCCACCGCCAGGAAACAACAGGCGTCGCATCACAATCGACCTGCAGCAAAATTCACGGGCACATCGCTTTCGCTCGTATGGTTGCCTCCGCTTCAGAAACGCTGGAATAA